A genomic stretch from Canis lupus familiaris isolate Mischka breed German Shepherd chromosome 15, alternate assembly UU_Cfam_GSD_1.0, whole genome shotgun sequence includes:
- the TSPAN19 gene encoding tetraspanin-19 isoform X1 has translation MSRKNKTLIFKYFLNLINGAFLVLGLLLMGFGAWLLLDRNNFFTALDEDNHSIVYVFQILIGTGSAIVLLCLLGYLGIHNEIRWLLLLYTALLMWAFGVQVVFSAFIIIKKKEVHQAWHDKIDLIISEYGSKDMPEDIPKWTVLNVLQKTLQCCGQYNYTDWIKNKNKENSEQVPCSCTNSTLRKWFCDEPLNSTYLEGCENKINTWYSDNALTLIGINFGLLASEVLQILLTVSFFRHIKNRIYTEV, from the exons atgtcaagaaaaaacaaaacattaatttttaaatactttcttaatCTCATTAATGGAGCGTTCTTG GTTCTTGGACTTCTACTCATGGGATTTGGTGCATGGCTGTTATtagatagaaataattttttcacaGCTTTGG ATGAAGATAATCATTCAATAgtatatgtttttcaaattttgattGGAACTGGATCTGCTATTGTTCTTCTTTGCCTCTTGGGTTATTTGGGAATTCACAATGAAATCAGGTGGCTCCTACTTCTg taCACAGCACTGTTAATGTGGGCCTTTGGTGTTCAGGTTGTGTTTTCAGCATTCATCATCATAAAGAAAAAGGAG GTTCACCAAGCATGGCATGATAAAATTGACTTAATCATTAGTGAGTATGGATCTAAAGATATGCCTGAAGACATACCCAAGTGGACTGTTCTGAATGTTTTacagaaaaca ttgcagTGTTGTGGCCAGTACAATTATACAGATtggataaagaacaaaaataaagaaaattcagaacAGGTGCCATGTTCTTGCACAAATTCTACACTAAGGAAATGGTTTTGTGATGAGCCACTGAATTCAACTTACCTAGAG ggttgtgaaaataaaatcaacacatGGTATAGTGATAATGCTTTAACATTAATTGGCATTAACTTTGGACTTTTGGCTTCAGAG gtTTTGCAAATCTTATTAACTGTTTCTTTCTTCAGACACATCAAGAATAGAATATACACAGAAGTGTGA